One Phragmites australis chromosome 23, lpPhrAust1.1, whole genome shotgun sequence DNA window includes the following coding sequences:
- the LOC133906443 gene encoding uncharacterized protein LOC133906443 isoform X4, with translation MDIRRTPPRSSSGGGEPRFRQVGFVTSAEPAAAPAPSAHAPSSSPPAAHLSPGPLSPVMIPPPRIPDHLPVPAPASESIMPSSPPPASSSRLDASSDLEDDDVDVSWARPPPPALLEPNKRDLTETKNEGAPTSVPQKSKLSKAERRAIQEAQRAAKAAAKDAGLSGKSTAMASGASTTMSKQPKTAKTSLRNDVTQVNPPIASDKKTGQHPRDKDRKKDAPHPRMQFDDVHRVENTKRHSVVNKSETQNRIEMFGHLPQYAHGTQLPDLKSKFFLLDAMHPSVYKVGLQYLSGDISGDNARCIAMLLSFKEAINDYSTPAEKTLDRDLPAKISSYVSFLVECRPLSISMGNAIRFLKNRIAKLPLTLSESEAKASLQSDIDGFINGKIIVADKVIVSHAITKIRDDDVLLTYGSPSVVEMIFDHAHELGKKFRVAVVDSRPNLEGQRLLRRLVAKGISCTYTHINAVSYIMHEVTRVFVGASSVLSNGTIYSRVGTASVAMVAHAFQVPVLVCCEAYKFHERVQLDSICFNELGDPDAISRVPGGDNLSHLKNWVDIKNLQVLNLKYDITPSDYVSMLITEYGMLPPTSVPVVLREYRREHIWI, from the exons ATGGATATCCGCCGCACTCCGCCGCGCTCTTCGTCCGGCGGGGGGGAGCCGAGGTTCCGCCAGGTCGGCTTCGTCACCTCCGCCGAGCCCGCAGCAGCGCCGGCCCCCTCGGCTCACGcaccgtcgtcgtcgccgccggcggcTCACCTCTCGCCGGGCCCTCTCTCGCCAGTCATGATCCCGCCTCCGCGGATCCCCGACCACCTCCCCGTTCCCGCTCCCGCGTCGGAGTCCATCATGCCttcctccccgccgccggctTCGTCGTCCCGCCTCGACGCGAGCTCCGACCTCGAAGACGACGATGTTGACGTCTCCTGGGCGCGGCCACCGCCCCCTGCTCTGCTAG AACCAAATAAGAGAGATCTTACTGAAACAAAGAATGAAGGCGCTCCAACTTCAGTTCCACAAAAATCAAAACTTTCTAAAGCAGAGAGACGTGCTATTCAAGAGGCTCAACGTGCTGCCAAAGCTGCTGCAAAGGATGCAG GTTTATCAGGAAAATCAACAGCCATGGCTTCTGGTGCTAGCACTACAATGTCAAAGCAACCCAAGACAGCAAAAACATCTCTGAGAAATGATGTGACTCAAGTTAATCCCCCAATTGCTTCTGATAAGAAGACTGGCCAACACCCTCGTGACAAAGATCGAAAGAAAGATGCTCCGCACCCCCGCATGCAGTTTGATGATGTACATCGGGTGGAGAACACAAAGAGGCATTCAGTTGTCAACAAATCAGAAACTCAAAACAGAATTGAAATGTTCGGACATCTGCCTCAATATGCGCATGGCACTCAGCTTCCTGACCTCAAGTCAAAATTCTTTCTACTTGATGCAATGCATCCTTCTGTATACAAG GTTGGACTTCAATATTTGTCTGGTGACATATCTGGTGACAATGCTCGTTGCATAGCAatgcttctttcattcaaagaGGCAATAAATGATTACTCCACGCCTGCAGAAAAAACTCTCGATCGAGATCTTCCTGCTAAAATCAGTAGCTATGTGTCATTTCTCGTTGAGTGCAGGCCTCTTTCAATCAGCATGGGTAATGCTATTCGATTTTTGAAGAACAGGATTGCCAAGCTACCACTTACATTGTCGGAGTCAGAAGCTAAAGCTAGTCTTCAATCTGATATTGATGGTTTTATAAATGGGAAGATAATAGTTGCAGATAAGGTCATCGTTAGTCATGCTATCACAAAAATCAGAGATGATGATGTCTTATTGACATACGGGTCGCCCTCTGTTGTTGAAATGATTTTTGACCATGCTCATGAACTGGGAAAGAAATTTCGTGTTGCGGTGGTAGATTCTCGTCCAAACCTTGAGGGACAAAGATTATTGCGCAGATTAGTTGCGAAGGGTATCAGCtgcacatacacacacataaaTGCTGTGTCATACATCATGCATGAGGTTACAAGAGTGTTTGTGGGTGCCTCCTCAGTATTATCAAATGGAACTATCTACTCCAGAGTTGGGACAGCTTCTGTTGCCATGGTTGCACATGCTTTTCAAGTTCCTGTTCTAGTGTGTTGTGAGGCATATAAGTTTCATGAGAGGGTTCAACTTGATTCTATATGCTTTAATGAACTTG GTGATCCAGATGCTATTTCAAGAGTTCCTGGCGGTGATAATTTGAGTCATCTAAAAAACTGGGTCGATATCAAAAATCTACAAGTTTTGAATCTTAA GTATGACATCACCCCTTCTGATTATGTTTCAATGCTCATAACAGAATATGGAATG CTCCCACCCACTAGTGTACCAGTTGTTTTGAGAGAGTACCGCAGGGAGCACATATGGATATAG
- the LOC133906443 gene encoding probable translation initiation factor eIF-2B subunit delta isoform X2 produces MDIRRTPPRSSSGGGEPRFRQVGFVTSAEPAAAPAPSAHAPSSSPPAAHLSPGPLSPVMIPPPRIPDHLPVPAPASESIMPSSPPPASSSRLDASSDLEDDDVDVSWARPPPPALLEPNKRDLTETKNEGAPTSVPQKSKLSKAERRAIQEAQRAAKAAAKDAVKIAGLSGKSTAMASGASTTMSKQPKTAKTSLRNDVTQVNPPIASDKKTGQHPRDKDRKKDAPHPRMQFDDVHRVENTKRHSVVNKSETQNRIEMFGHLPQYAHGTQLPDLKSKFFLLDAMHPSVYKVGLQYLSGDISGDNARCIAMLLSFKEAINDYSTPAEKTLDRDLPAKISSYVSFLVECRPLSISMGNAIRFLKNRIAKLPLTLSESEAKASLQSDIDGFINGKIIVADKVIVSHAITKIRDDDVLLTYGSPSVVEMIFDHAHELGKKFRVAVVDSRPNLEGQRLLRRLVAKGISCTYTHINAVSYIMHEVTRVFVGASSVLSNGTIYSRVGTASVAMVAHAFQVPVLVCCEAYKFHERVQLDSICFNELGDPDAISRVPGGDNLSHLKNWVDIKNLQVLNLKYDITPSDYVSMLITEYGMLPPTSVPVVLREYRREHIWI; encoded by the exons ATGGATATCCGCCGCACTCCGCCGCGCTCTTCGTCCGGCGGGGGGGAGCCGAGGTTCCGCCAGGTCGGCTTCGTCACCTCCGCCGAGCCCGCAGCAGCGCCGGCCCCCTCGGCTCACGcaccgtcgtcgtcgccgccggcggcTCACCTCTCGCCGGGCCCTCTCTCGCCAGTCATGATCCCGCCTCCGCGGATCCCCGACCACCTCCCCGTTCCCGCTCCCGCGTCGGAGTCCATCATGCCttcctccccgccgccggctTCGTCGTCCCGCCTCGACGCGAGCTCCGACCTCGAAGACGACGATGTTGACGTCTCCTGGGCGCGGCCACCGCCCCCTGCTCTGCTAG AACCAAATAAGAGAGATCTTACTGAAACAAAGAATGAAGGCGCTCCAACTTCAGTTCCACAAAAATCAAAACTTTCTAAAGCAGAGAGACGTGCTATTCAAGAGGCTCAACGTGCTGCCAAAGCTGCTGCAAAGGATGCAG TGAAAATTGCAGGTTTATCAGGAAAATCAACAGCCATGGCTTCTGGTGCTAGCACTACAATGTCAAAGCAACCCAAGACAGCAAAAACATCTCTGAGAAATGATGTGACTCAAGTTAATCCCCCAATTGCTTCTGATAAGAAGACTGGCCAACACCCTCGTGACAAAGATCGAAAGAAAGATGCTCCGCACCCCCGCATGCAGTTTGATGATGTACATCGGGTGGAGAACACAAAGAGGCATTCAGTTGTCAACAAATCAGAAACTCAAAACAGAATTGAAATGTTCGGACATCTGCCTCAATATGCGCATGGCACTCAGCTTCCTGACCTCAAGTCAAAATTCTTTCTACTTGATGCAATGCATCCTTCTGTATACAAG GTTGGACTTCAATATTTGTCTGGTGACATATCTGGTGACAATGCTCGTTGCATAGCAatgcttctttcattcaaagaGGCAATAAATGATTACTCCACGCCTGCAGAAAAAACTCTCGATCGAGATCTTCCTGCTAAAATCAGTAGCTATGTGTCATTTCTCGTTGAGTGCAGGCCTCTTTCAATCAGCATGGGTAATGCTATTCGATTTTTGAAGAACAGGATTGCCAAGCTACCACTTACATTGTCGGAGTCAGAAGCTAAAGCTAGTCTTCAATCTGATATTGATGGTTTTATAAATGGGAAGATAATAGTTGCAGATAAGGTCATCGTTAGTCATGCTATCACAAAAATCAGAGATGATGATGTCTTATTGACATACGGGTCGCCCTCTGTTGTTGAAATGATTTTTGACCATGCTCATGAACTGGGAAAGAAATTTCGTGTTGCGGTGGTAGATTCTCGTCCAAACCTTGAGGGACAAAGATTATTGCGCAGATTAGTTGCGAAGGGTATCAGCtgcacatacacacacataaaTGCTGTGTCATACATCATGCATGAGGTTACAAGAGTGTTTGTGGGTGCCTCCTCAGTATTATCAAATGGAACTATCTACTCCAGAGTTGGGACAGCTTCTGTTGCCATGGTTGCACATGCTTTTCAAGTTCCTGTTCTAGTGTGTTGTGAGGCATATAAGTTTCATGAGAGGGTTCAACTTGATTCTATATGCTTTAATGAACTTG GTGATCCAGATGCTATTTCAAGAGTTCCTGGCGGTGATAATTTGAGTCATCTAAAAAACTGGGTCGATATCAAAAATCTACAAGTTTTGAATCTTAA GTATGACATCACCCCTTCTGATTATGTTTCAATGCTCATAACAGAATATGGAATG CTCCCACCCACTAGTGTACCAGTTGTTTTGAGAGAGTACCGCAGGGAGCACATATGGATATAG
- the LOC133906443 gene encoding uncharacterized protein LOC133906443 isoform X3: MDIRRTPPRSSSGGGEPRFRQVGFVTSAEPAAAPAPSAHAPSSSPPAAHLSPGPLSPVMIPPPRIPDHLPVPAPASESIMPSSPPPASSSRLDASSDLEDDDVDVSWARPPPPALLEPNKRDLTETKNEGAPTSVPQKSKLSKAERRAIQEAQRAAKAAAKDAGSLSGKSTAMASGASTTMSKQPKTAKTSLRNDVTQVNPPIASDKKTGQHPRDKDRKKDAPHPRMQFDDVHRVENTKRHSVVNKSETQNRIEMFGHLPQYAHGTQLPDLKSKFFLLDAMHPSVYKVGLQYLSGDISGDNARCIAMLLSFKEAINDYSTPAEKTLDRDLPAKISSYVSFLVECRPLSISMGNAIRFLKNRIAKLPLTLSESEAKASLQSDIDGFINGKIIVADKVIVSHAITKIRDDDVLLTYGSPSVVEMIFDHAHELGKKFRVAVVDSRPNLEGQRLLRRLVAKGISCTYTHINAVSYIMHEVTRVFVGASSVLSNGTIYSRVGTASVAMVAHAFQVPVLVCCEAYKFHERVQLDSICFNELGDPDAISRVPGGDNLSHLKNWVDIKNLQVLNLKYDITPSDYVSMLITEYGMLPPTSVPVVLREYRREHIWI; this comes from the exons ATGGATATCCGCCGCACTCCGCCGCGCTCTTCGTCCGGCGGGGGGGAGCCGAGGTTCCGCCAGGTCGGCTTCGTCACCTCCGCCGAGCCCGCAGCAGCGCCGGCCCCCTCGGCTCACGcaccgtcgtcgtcgccgccggcggcTCACCTCTCGCCGGGCCCTCTCTCGCCAGTCATGATCCCGCCTCCGCGGATCCCCGACCACCTCCCCGTTCCCGCTCCCGCGTCGGAGTCCATCATGCCttcctccccgccgccggctTCGTCGTCCCGCCTCGACGCGAGCTCCGACCTCGAAGACGACGATGTTGACGTCTCCTGGGCGCGGCCACCGCCCCCTGCTCTGCTAG AACCAAATAAGAGAGATCTTACTGAAACAAAGAATGAAGGCGCTCCAACTTCAGTTCCACAAAAATCAAAACTTTCTAAAGCAGAGAGACGTGCTATTCAAGAGGCTCAACGTGCTGCCAAAGCTGCTGCAAAGGATGCAGGTA GTTTATCAGGAAAATCAACAGCCATGGCTTCTGGTGCTAGCACTACAATGTCAAAGCAACCCAAGACAGCAAAAACATCTCTGAGAAATGATGTGACTCAAGTTAATCCCCCAATTGCTTCTGATAAGAAGACTGGCCAACACCCTCGTGACAAAGATCGAAAGAAAGATGCTCCGCACCCCCGCATGCAGTTTGATGATGTACATCGGGTGGAGAACACAAAGAGGCATTCAGTTGTCAACAAATCAGAAACTCAAAACAGAATTGAAATGTTCGGACATCTGCCTCAATATGCGCATGGCACTCAGCTTCCTGACCTCAAGTCAAAATTCTTTCTACTTGATGCAATGCATCCTTCTGTATACAAG GTTGGACTTCAATATTTGTCTGGTGACATATCTGGTGACAATGCTCGTTGCATAGCAatgcttctttcattcaaagaGGCAATAAATGATTACTCCACGCCTGCAGAAAAAACTCTCGATCGAGATCTTCCTGCTAAAATCAGTAGCTATGTGTCATTTCTCGTTGAGTGCAGGCCTCTTTCAATCAGCATGGGTAATGCTATTCGATTTTTGAAGAACAGGATTGCCAAGCTACCACTTACATTGTCGGAGTCAGAAGCTAAAGCTAGTCTTCAATCTGATATTGATGGTTTTATAAATGGGAAGATAATAGTTGCAGATAAGGTCATCGTTAGTCATGCTATCACAAAAATCAGAGATGATGATGTCTTATTGACATACGGGTCGCCCTCTGTTGTTGAAATGATTTTTGACCATGCTCATGAACTGGGAAAGAAATTTCGTGTTGCGGTGGTAGATTCTCGTCCAAACCTTGAGGGACAAAGATTATTGCGCAGATTAGTTGCGAAGGGTATCAGCtgcacatacacacacataaaTGCTGTGTCATACATCATGCATGAGGTTACAAGAGTGTTTGTGGGTGCCTCCTCAGTATTATCAAATGGAACTATCTACTCCAGAGTTGGGACAGCTTCTGTTGCCATGGTTGCACATGCTTTTCAAGTTCCTGTTCTAGTGTGTTGTGAGGCATATAAGTTTCATGAGAGGGTTCAACTTGATTCTATATGCTTTAATGAACTTG GTGATCCAGATGCTATTTCAAGAGTTCCTGGCGGTGATAATTTGAGTCATCTAAAAAACTGGGTCGATATCAAAAATCTACAAGTTTTGAATCTTAA GTATGACATCACCCCTTCTGATTATGTTTCAATGCTCATAACAGAATATGGAATG CTCCCACCCACTAGTGTACCAGTTGTTTTGAGAGAGTACCGCAGGGAGCACATATGGATATAG
- the LOC133906443 gene encoding probable translation initiation factor eIF-2B subunit delta isoform X1 codes for MDIRRTPPRSSSGGGEPRFRQVGFVTSAEPAAAPAPSAHAPSSSPPAAHLSPGPLSPVMIPPPRIPDHLPVPAPASESIMPSSPPPASSSRLDASSDLEDDDVDVSWARPPPPALLEPNKRDLTETKNEGAPTSVPQKSKLSKAERRAIQEAQRAAKAAAKDAGMKIAGLSGKSTAMASGASTTMSKQPKTAKTSLRNDVTQVNPPIASDKKTGQHPRDKDRKKDAPHPRMQFDDVHRVENTKRHSVVNKSETQNRIEMFGHLPQYAHGTQLPDLKSKFFLLDAMHPSVYKVGLQYLSGDISGDNARCIAMLLSFKEAINDYSTPAEKTLDRDLPAKISSYVSFLVECRPLSISMGNAIRFLKNRIAKLPLTLSESEAKASLQSDIDGFINGKIIVADKVIVSHAITKIRDDDVLLTYGSPSVVEMIFDHAHELGKKFRVAVVDSRPNLEGQRLLRRLVAKGISCTYTHINAVSYIMHEVTRVFVGASSVLSNGTIYSRVGTASVAMVAHAFQVPVLVCCEAYKFHERVQLDSICFNELGDPDAISRVPGGDNLSHLKNWVDIKNLQVLNLKYDITPSDYVSMLITEYGMLPPTSVPVVLREYRREHIWI; via the exons ATGGATATCCGCCGCACTCCGCCGCGCTCTTCGTCCGGCGGGGGGGAGCCGAGGTTCCGCCAGGTCGGCTTCGTCACCTCCGCCGAGCCCGCAGCAGCGCCGGCCCCCTCGGCTCACGcaccgtcgtcgtcgccgccggcggcTCACCTCTCGCCGGGCCCTCTCTCGCCAGTCATGATCCCGCCTCCGCGGATCCCCGACCACCTCCCCGTTCCCGCTCCCGCGTCGGAGTCCATCATGCCttcctccccgccgccggctTCGTCGTCCCGCCTCGACGCGAGCTCCGACCTCGAAGACGACGATGTTGACGTCTCCTGGGCGCGGCCACCGCCCCCTGCTCTGCTAG AACCAAATAAGAGAGATCTTACTGAAACAAAGAATGAAGGCGCTCCAACTTCAGTTCCACAAAAATCAAAACTTTCTAAAGCAGAGAGACGTGCTATTCAAGAGGCTCAACGTGCTGCCAAAGCTGCTGCAAAGGATGCAGGTA TGAAAATTGCAGGTTTATCAGGAAAATCAACAGCCATGGCTTCTGGTGCTAGCACTACAATGTCAAAGCAACCCAAGACAGCAAAAACATCTCTGAGAAATGATGTGACTCAAGTTAATCCCCCAATTGCTTCTGATAAGAAGACTGGCCAACACCCTCGTGACAAAGATCGAAAGAAAGATGCTCCGCACCCCCGCATGCAGTTTGATGATGTACATCGGGTGGAGAACACAAAGAGGCATTCAGTTGTCAACAAATCAGAAACTCAAAACAGAATTGAAATGTTCGGACATCTGCCTCAATATGCGCATGGCACTCAGCTTCCTGACCTCAAGTCAAAATTCTTTCTACTTGATGCAATGCATCCTTCTGTATACAAG GTTGGACTTCAATATTTGTCTGGTGACATATCTGGTGACAATGCTCGTTGCATAGCAatgcttctttcattcaaagaGGCAATAAATGATTACTCCACGCCTGCAGAAAAAACTCTCGATCGAGATCTTCCTGCTAAAATCAGTAGCTATGTGTCATTTCTCGTTGAGTGCAGGCCTCTTTCAATCAGCATGGGTAATGCTATTCGATTTTTGAAGAACAGGATTGCCAAGCTACCACTTACATTGTCGGAGTCAGAAGCTAAAGCTAGTCTTCAATCTGATATTGATGGTTTTATAAATGGGAAGATAATAGTTGCAGATAAGGTCATCGTTAGTCATGCTATCACAAAAATCAGAGATGATGATGTCTTATTGACATACGGGTCGCCCTCTGTTGTTGAAATGATTTTTGACCATGCTCATGAACTGGGAAAGAAATTTCGTGTTGCGGTGGTAGATTCTCGTCCAAACCTTGAGGGACAAAGATTATTGCGCAGATTAGTTGCGAAGGGTATCAGCtgcacatacacacacataaaTGCTGTGTCATACATCATGCATGAGGTTACAAGAGTGTTTGTGGGTGCCTCCTCAGTATTATCAAATGGAACTATCTACTCCAGAGTTGGGACAGCTTCTGTTGCCATGGTTGCACATGCTTTTCAAGTTCCTGTTCTAGTGTGTTGTGAGGCATATAAGTTTCATGAGAGGGTTCAACTTGATTCTATATGCTTTAATGAACTTG GTGATCCAGATGCTATTTCAAGAGTTCCTGGCGGTGATAATTTGAGTCATCTAAAAAACTGGGTCGATATCAAAAATCTACAAGTTTTGAATCTTAA GTATGACATCACCCCTTCTGATTATGTTTCAATGCTCATAACAGAATATGGAATG CTCCCACCCACTAGTGTACCAGTTGTTTTGAGAGAGTACCGCAGGGAGCACATATGGATATAG